The Xiphophorus hellerii strain 12219 chromosome 22, Xiphophorus_hellerii-4.1, whole genome shotgun sequence genome has a window encoding:
- the ap3m1 gene encoding AP-3 complex subunit mu-1 → MINSLFLISHSGDIFLEKHWKSVISRSVCDYFLEAKEKAGDPENVAPVLQTPHHYLISIYRGKLFFLSVTQTEVPPLFVIEFLHRVADTFQDYFGDCSEVLIKENTVTVYELLEEMLDNGFPLATESNVLKEMIRPPTILRSVVNTLTGGSNVGGTLPTGQLSNVPWRRAGVKYTNNEAYFDVIEEIDAILDKSGTTVFAEIQGVIEACVKLTGMPDLTLSFMNPRLLDDVSFHPCVRFKRWESEHVLSFIPPDGNFRLMSYHVSSQNLVAIPVYVKQNISFLETGSCGRLDITIGPKQTMGKTVESLMVTIPMPKSVLSVNLTATQGTYTFDLTTKVVLWDVGKLNPQKLPNLRGSISIQTGAPKPEENPSINIDMKIQQLAISGLKVSRLDMYGEKYKPFKGVKYVTKAGKFQVRT, encoded by the exons ATGATCAACAGCCTGTTTCTGATCAGCCACTCTGGAGACATCTTCCTGGAGAAGCACTGGAAGAGTGTCATTAGCAGGAGTGTGTGTGACTACTTTTTGGAGGCCAAGGAGAAGGCAGGGGACCCAGAGAATGTGGCCCCTGTGCTGCAGACCCCACACCACTATCTCATCTCTATCTACAGGGGCAAACTCTTCTTCCTCTCAGTTACCCAGACTGAAGTCCCCCCACTCTTTGTCATTGAGTTCCTGCACAGGGTGGCAGATACTTTTCAG GATTACTTTGGTGACTGCTCAGAGGTTTTGATCAAGGAGAACACGGTGACTGTTTACGAGCTTCTGGAGGAGATGCTGGACAACGGGTTTCCTCTGGCAACAGAGTCCAACGTCCTCAAGGAGATGATAAGGCCTCCGACCATCCTGCGATCGGTCGTAAATACGCTCACAG GAGGTAGCAATGTCGGGGGAACGTTGCCTACAGGCCAGTTGTCTAATGTTCCCTGGAGGCGGGCAGGTGTTAAATACACCAATAATGAGGCTTATTTTGATGTGATAGAGGAAATTGATGCCATTCTGGACAAATCGG gTACGACTGTCTTTGCAGAGATTCAGGGTGTGATTGAGGCCTGTGTGAAGCTCACTGGGATGCCTGATCTCACCCTGTCCTTCATG AATCCCCGACTCCTTGATGACGTGAGTTTCCACCCGTGCGTTCGTTTTAAGCGCTGGGAGTCGGAGCACGTCTTGTCTTTCATCCCGCCAGATGGAAACTTCAGGCTCATGTCGTATCATGTCAGCTCTCAAAA TCTTGTAGCCATTCCGGTGTACGTGAAGCAGAACATCAGCTTCTTAGAGACGGGTTCTTGTGGTCGTCTGGACATCACAATTGGGCCCAAGCAGACCATGGGGAAGACGGTGGAGAGCTTGATGGTCACTATTCCAATGCCTAAATCTGTGCTCAGTGTCAATCTCACAGCCACTCAGGGAACCTACACCTTTGACTTAACAACCAAG GTGGTCCTTTGGGACGTCGGGAAACTTAACCCCCAGAAGCTCCCCAACCTGCGAGGAAGCATCAGCATTCAGACGGGCGCCCCGAAGCCTGAAGAGAACCCCTCGATCAACATTGATATGAAGATACAACAACTGGCCATATCAG GTCTCAAAGTGAGTCGTCTGGACATGTATGGAGAGAAGTACAAACCATTTAAAGGGGTTAAATATGTGACCAAAGCGGGAAAGTTCCAGGTCCGGACCTGA